A single window of Panulirus ornatus isolate Po-2019 chromosome 52, ASM3632096v1, whole genome shotgun sequence DNA harbors:
- the Fsn gene encoding F-box/SPRY domain-containing protein 1 isoform X2: MAAAVEVNTSFERKRGGCRGVVSCEGRQSGVWWWWWWREVVVRHLCVLLEAAAVLFSRLYTNTLCCADAAGKMVNWCFLPDHVLEVIFSYLAVHDLRNCSLVCKNWYRCLNDENNDVWRLHCVRKLAEEALKSDLLASVPTYKAKLRAFYHAWNPNDCSRNIYVKPNGFTLHRNPVAQSTDGARGKLGFRSGRHAWEVVWEGPLGTVAVIGIATRDAAVQCPGYVALLGSDEHSWGWNLVDNHLLHNGDSQGNYPLLNNAPKYQVGERIRVILDCDDNTLAFEKNYEFLGVAFRGLPDKQLYPSVSAVYGNTEVSMVYLGPPLDG, from the exons ATGGCAGCGGCTGTCGAGGTTAACACGTCATTTGAGCGGAAAAGAGGCGGGTGTCGTGGTGTAGTCAGCTGtgagggacgacagtcaggtgtttggtggtggtggtggtggagggaggtggtggtgcgcCACCTATGTGTCCTGCTGGAGGCAGCTGCTGTATTGTTCTCCCGGCTCTATACTAACACTCTGTGTTGTGCTGATGCAGCCGGCAAAATGGTGAACTGGTGCTTTTTACCAGATCACGTCTTAGAAGTCATATTCTCTTATTTAGCCGTACATGATTTACGAAACTGTTCTCTAGTGTGTAAAAATTGGTACAGATGTTTGAACGACGAGAACAACGACGTGTGGAGGCTACACTGCGTCAGGAAACTGGCCGAGGAGGCCCTAAAATCGGACCTTTTAGCATCTGTACCGACCTATAAAGCTAAATTAAGAGCTTTCTATCATGCATGGAACCCAAACGACTGTTCTAGAAATATATACGTGAAACCCAACGGATTCACCCTGCATAGAAACCCAGTGGCCCAAAGCACGGACGGGGCGAGAGGCAAGCTGGGCTTCAGGTCAGGTCGTCAcgcgtgggaggtggtgtgggagggaccacTGGGCACTGTGGCTGTCATCGGTATTGCCACCAGGGACGCCGCCGTACAATGCCCAGGTTATGTTGCCCTTCTTGGCTCCGACGAACACTCCTGGGGTTGGAACCTTGTAGACAATCATTTATTACACAATGGAGATTCTCAAGGAAATTATCCACTTTTGAATAATGCTCCAAAGTACCAG GTAGGGGAGAGAATACGAGTGATACTGGACTGTGATGACAACACGTTAGCTTTTGAGAAGAACTACGAGTTCCTAGGAGTTGCTTTCAGAG
- the Fsn gene encoding F-box/SPRY domain-containing protein 1 isoform X1, with protein sequence MAAAVEVNTSFERKRGGCRGVVSCEGRQSGVWWWWWWREVVVRHLCVLLEAAAVLFSRLYTNTLCCADAAGKMVNWCFLPDHVLEVIFSYLAVHDLRNCSLVCKNWYRCLNDENNDVWRLHCVRKLAEEALKSDLLASVPTYKAKLRAFYHAWNPNDCSRNIYVKPNGFTLHRNPVAQSTDGARGKLGFRSGRHAWEVVWEGPLGTVAVIGIATRDAAVQCPGYVALLGSDEHSWGWNLVDNHLLHNGDSQGNYPLLNNAPKYQVGERIRVILDCDDNTLAFEKNYEFLGVAFRGIVLVNGLPDKQLYPSVSAVYGNTEVSMVYLGPPLDG encoded by the exons ATGGCAGCGGCTGTCGAGGTTAACACGTCATTTGAGCGGAAAAGAGGCGGGTGTCGTGGTGTAGTCAGCTGtgagggacgacagtcaggtgtttggtggtggtggtggtggagggaggtggtggtgcgcCACCTATGTGTCCTGCTGGAGGCAGCTGCTGTATTGTTCTCCCGGCTCTATACTAACACTCTGTGTTGTGCTGATGCAGCCGGCAAAATGGTGAACTGGTGCTTTTTACCAGATCACGTCTTAGAAGTCATATTCTCTTATTTAGCCGTACATGATTTACGAAACTGTTCTCTAGTGTGTAAAAATTGGTACAGATGTTTGAACGACGAGAACAACGACGTGTGGAGGCTACACTGCGTCAGGAAACTGGCCGAGGAGGCCCTAAAATCGGACCTTTTAGCATCTGTACCGACCTATAAAGCTAAATTAAGAGCTTTCTATCATGCATGGAACCCAAACGACTGTTCTAGAAATATATACGTGAAACCCAACGGATTCACCCTGCATAGAAACCCAGTGGCCCAAAGCACGGACGGGGCGAGAGGCAAGCTGGGCTTCAGGTCAGGTCGTCAcgcgtgggaggtggtgtgggagggaccacTGGGCACTGTGGCTGTCATCGGTATTGCCACCAGGGACGCCGCCGTACAATGCCCAGGTTATGTTGCCCTTCTTGGCTCCGACGAACACTCCTGGGGTTGGAACCTTGTAGACAATCATTTATTACACAATGGAGATTCTCAAGGAAATTATCCACTTTTGAATAATGCTCCAAAGTACCAG GTAGGGGAGAGAATACGAGTGATACTGGACTGTGATGACAACACGTTAGCTTTTGAGAAGAACTACGAGTTCCTAGGAGTTGCTTTCAGAGGTATAGTATTAGTAAATG